The Pseudomonadota bacterium region ATCCAGCCCTTTTTTTAAAATGGATTCCACACTTTTATAGGAATATGATTGGATGGATATTGCCCGGGCGCATGCACTTTCAAGACGTTGGGGGGTATATCGTTTCCCTAACCTCATAATGCCCATACAGGCCCGAAAGCCCTGCTCAGGATGTCGCCTGCTGTTGATAATACCTGCTACAATCTGCCCGGTCTGCGGACCGTTTTTAGCAGCCCAGTTAATAACCCTTGACGGTGTCCACTCAAGATACTGCTGATGGGATTTCGGCATATGCTCCCGGTATGTTGTAAAGCCGCCTTTTTTGTAGCTCCGGGGATAACTCGCTATCCTTTTATTTTTAAATAATATTTCTACAGTGTTGTTTGTATACCGGACATCTACCTGCTCTTTTCTCAGCTGATAGGGCACACTGTAATAATGCCGGTCAAATTCAATATGGTAATCTATATTTACCCTGGCTTTTTTCCATTCAGCATATTCATATTTAGCTACCGGAAGGGGTTTTAAGGCCGGTTTGTCTATTTTCTCGAACATCTCACGGCGTGTGGTATCGAGCTTTTGAAACGTCCGATTGTTCAGCTCGGTCAGTTTCTGGGCAATTGCTCTGTTTAGTTCTGCAAAACTGAAAAACGTATGTTTTCTTAAAGCAGCTATTATCCAGCTCTCAGAAAATTTGACAGCATTTTCAGCTTTGGCTTTATCTTTTGGTTTTCGTACTCTTGCAGGAATAACAGCAGCACCATAGTGCAGCGCCATGTCATTATAGGTGGGATTGATATCCGGTTCATACCGTGATGGATGAGTTACACCTGATTTTAAATTGTCCGGAACAAGTATTTGTGCAACACCTTCAAAAAACTCAAACGCATGGATATGGGATTTTATCCAGTATGGCAAGGCCTGAGAAGGGGTGGCTTCGGCAAATGTATAATTGCTTGCACCCAGGACCGCAATAAATAGCTGTGCTTGGCTAATATTGCCGGTTTCAGGATCATTCACGGGAATTGTGTTTCCGGCATAATCAATAAACAGTTTCTCTCCTGCATTATGTCTTTGCCTTAAAGCGATATCGAGTTTGTTCGCCCAATTCTGATACAACTCGCAAAAATAACTGAACTGATATCCATCCGGATTGTCCTGTTTATACTCGTACCAGAGAAGCTGAAGAGTTACTCCTTTTTTCTTTAATTCATTGTGGATATACTCCATGGAAGGCATGTTGCGTTTCTTAACAGGCCCGTCATTCTTGTTCTTAAACATAAGATGCGAGATATCCGTATCACTGAGATCGGCAGGAATGGGCCATGCAAGTCCGGCGGTTTTAGCCCTGCTCAGATAGCTTGCAACCGTACTTCGTGAAACAGAGCAGCTTTTGGCAATTTGTCTGTCTGTGAGACCACTGTCATACTTAAGTCGTAATATTTCTCTTATTTTCCGCATAGATAATCTTTCTTTCGCCATTATGTTCTCCTCAATTATAATTGAGAAAGACATAGGATTAAAAAGTTTAATTATCCAGCGTCGCTATTAATTATTCTTTATTATAGGGTGGCCGATTTATACCGGAACTAGTGGCCGGAATGCTCCGGAATGGGTGGCCGATTTGTTCCGGAATAGGTGGCCGGAATGGAGCGGAATATCCAGTAAAAC contains the following coding sequences:
- the istA gene encoding IS21 family transposase: MAKERLSMRKIREILRLKYDSGLTDRQIAKSCSVSRSTVASYLSRAKTAGLAWPIPADLSDTDISHLMFKNKNDGPVKKRNMPSMEYIHNELKKKGVTLQLLWYEYKQDNPDGYQFSYFCELYQNWANKLDIALRQRHNAGEKLFIDYAGNTIPVNDPETGNISQAQLFIAVLGASNYTFAEATPSQALPYWIKSHIHAFEFFEGVAQILVPDNLKSGVTHPSRYEPDINPTYNDMALHYGAAVIPARVRKPKDKAKAENAVKFSESWIIAALRKHTFFSFAELNRAIAQKLTELNNRTFQKLDTTRREMFEKIDKPALKPLPVAKYEYAEWKKARVNIDYHIEFDRHYYSVPYQLRKEQVDVRYTNNTVEILFKNKRIASYPRSYKKGGFTTYREHMPKSHQQYLEWTPSRVINWAAKNGPQTGQIVAGIINSRRHPEQGFRACMGIMRLGKRYTPQRLESACARAISIQSYSYKSVESILKKGLDKLPLQLEQTEKEPIDHTNIRGKQYFQEPLTI